A single window of Halotalea alkalilenta DNA harbors:
- the uvrD gene encoding DNA helicase II, with translation MTLQHPLLDSLNEAQREAVSAPQGNLLVLAGAGSGKTRVLVHRIAWMLEEEGLSPFSILAVTFTNKAAREMRTRLDALLSLPPRGMWVGTFHSISHRLLRTHWHDARLVEHFQIIDSDDQLRLVKRLLKDHSIDDERFPPRQVANFISGCKEEGLRPGQVDAAGDPYLGQMVDLYELYQLACERAGLVDFGELLLRSLELLRDNPHLLEHYRERFGHILVDEFQDTNTLQYAWLKLLAGDRARLTVVGDDDQSIYGWRGAKVENLARFRDEFADTRVVRLERNYRSTEAILEAANSLIRNNAGRMGKELWTDVGEGEKISLYAGFNDLDEARFIVDTIGRAVREGHARRDIAILYRSNAQSRVLEEALIRAGMPYRIYGGHRFYERLEIKNALGYLRLIVTRDDDAALERVINVPTRGIGTKSVEQLRAHARDEGMSLWEALHDAVARRLIGGRAASALSSFADLIDQLDNDTSGLPLDELIDHVIGATGLIDYHRAEKGEKGQARVENLEELVSAARAFAQGQSGVRGTDPFEPEGEAAGEATLGRFLADAALDAGEHEADEFEDAVQMMTLHSAKGLEFPLVFIAGVEEGLFPHRMSVEEPGRLEEERRLCYVGITRAMTKLYLTYAEMRRLHGKETYQRPSRFIRELPAGLVEEVRLRGQVSRPLAERSGFSASRSPRPAQGLVRQSRVEGGGASLSLGQRVRHPTFGEGVILDAEGQGDRARVQVGFEDHGDKWLVLGFAKLEPL, from the coding sequence GTGACTCTCCAACACCCTCTTCTCGATTCGCTCAACGAGGCTCAGCGCGAGGCCGTGAGCGCACCGCAGGGCAACCTGCTGGTGCTTGCCGGTGCCGGCTCGGGCAAGACCCGGGTGCTGGTTCATCGAATTGCCTGGATGCTCGAGGAGGAGGGGCTGTCGCCGTTCTCCATCCTGGCGGTGACCTTCACCAACAAGGCGGCGCGGGAAATGCGCACTCGGCTGGATGCGCTGCTCAGCCTGCCACCGCGAGGCATGTGGGTGGGCACTTTCCACTCCATCTCCCATCGTCTGTTGCGCACCCATTGGCACGACGCCCGGCTGGTCGAACACTTCCAGATCATCGACAGCGATGACCAGCTTCGCCTGGTCAAGCGGCTGCTCAAGGATCACAGCATCGACGATGAGCGCTTCCCGCCGCGCCAGGTCGCGAACTTCATCTCCGGTTGCAAGGAAGAGGGGCTGCGTCCTGGCCAGGTCGATGCCGCGGGTGATCCCTACCTTGGCCAGATGGTCGATCTCTACGAGCTCTATCAGCTCGCTTGCGAGCGCGCGGGCCTGGTCGACTTCGGCGAGCTGCTGCTGCGCTCGCTCGAGCTGTTGCGCGACAATCCGCACCTGCTCGAACACTACCGCGAGCGCTTCGGCCACATCCTGGTCGACGAGTTCCAGGACACCAACACCCTGCAGTACGCTTGGCTCAAGCTGCTCGCCGGCGATCGTGCGCGGCTTACCGTGGTCGGCGATGACGATCAGTCGATCTACGGTTGGCGTGGGGCCAAGGTCGAGAATCTGGCGCGCTTTCGCGATGAGTTCGCCGATACCAGGGTGGTGCGCCTCGAGCGCAACTATCGCTCCACCGAGGCGATCCTCGAGGCGGCCAACTCGCTGATCCGCAACAATGCCGGGAGGATGGGCAAGGAGCTCTGGACCGACGTCGGCGAGGGCGAGAAGATCTCGCTCTACGCCGGATTCAACGATCTCGACGAGGCCCGCTTCATCGTCGATACCATCGGCCGGGCGGTGCGCGAGGGGCATGCACGCCGCGACATCGCGATCCTCTATCGCTCCAACGCTCAGTCGCGGGTGCTCGAGGAGGCGCTGATCCGCGCCGGCATGCCCTATCGGATCTATGGCGGCCATCGCTTCTACGAACGGCTCGAGATCAAGAACGCCCTCGGCTACCTGCGCCTGATAGTGACGCGCGATGACGACGCGGCGCTCGAGCGGGTGATCAACGTGCCGACCCGAGGGATCGGCACCAAGAGCGTCGAGCAGCTGCGCGCGCATGCCCGTGACGAGGGCATGTCGCTATGGGAGGCGCTGCACGACGCGGTGGCGCGCAGGCTGATCGGGGGCCGGGCGGCCAGCGCGCTGTCGTCGTTCGCCGACCTGATCGACCAGCTCGACAACGATACCTCGGGATTGCCGCTCGATGAGCTGATCGACCACGTGATCGGGGCCACCGGATTGATCGACTACCACCGTGCCGAGAAGGGCGAAAAGGGCCAGGCCCGGGTCGAGAACCTCGAGGAGCTGGTGAGTGCTGCGCGCGCCTTCGCCCAGGGGCAGAGTGGCGTTCGCGGCACCGACCCCTTCGAGCCGGAAGGCGAGGCGGCCGGGGAGGCGACGCTTGGACGCTTCCTTGCCGATGCCGCGCTCGATGCCGGCGAGCACGAAGCGGACGAGTTCGAGGATGCGGTGCAGATGATGACGCTGCACTCGGCCAAGGGGCTCGAGTTCCCGCTGGTGTTCATCGCGGGCGTCGAGGAGGGGCTCTTCCCCCATCGGATGTCGGTCGAGGAGCCGGGGCGTCTCGAAGAGGAGCGCAGGCTGTGCTATGTCGGTATCACGCGGGCGATGACCAAACTCTATCTGACCTATGCTGAGATGCGCCGGCTGCACGGCAAGGAGACTTACCAACGGCCCTCGCGTTTCATCCGCGAGCTGCCCGCCGGGCTGGTCGAGGAGGTTCGCCTGCGTGGCCAGGTCTCTCGACCGCTTGCCGAGCGCTCGGGTTTCAGCGCATCGCGTTCGCCGCGTCCGGCCCAGGGGCTCGTGCGCCAGTCCCGGGTCGAGGGGGGCGGTGCGAGTCTCTCGCTCGGCCAGCGGGTGCGCCATCCGACGTTCGGCGAGGGCGTGATTCTCGATGCCGAGGGGCAGGGCGATCGCGCCCGGGTCCAGGTCGGCTTCGAGGACCACGGCGACAAGTGGCTGGTGCTCGGCTTCGCCAAGCTCGAGCCGCTATGA